Proteins encoded together in one Sulfitobacter pontiacus window:
- a CDS encoding DUF6880 family protein, producing the protein MSKKTLNTANLAALGAERLAELLIEVSTGSADMKRRLRLELSHNLGPAELARDVRKRLVTIRRAKSYVGWRKRTALIKDLRTQSAMIIDKIAPDAPADAFDLLWEFLELAPSVMDRVDDSKGDVGAVFADALAEIGQIAARAPLDPIALAERTWEAVQGNTDGAFDGIISRMAPSLGDSGLAHLKGLIQSFDAAPLDATEDHPALQFLRELRGRNANYAAQRKKRFVQMHLREVALAQGDTETYISLFSPSDLARPTVAVEVAALWSAAGNHDAALDVLEGARPKGKEAGRQAWDPAYIHALIASGREDEAQAHRWRCFTETLDPEMLRAHLKQLPDFDDLEVEEAAKAHAATFKDLNAAIAFFLAWPDLRGLAAMIETRAETLNGTHVAPLSDAADALRARHPLAAALCWRAMIEAALWESAKSRYALAADHLMDCAAADIEIEDYGAFESHDAFGRRLRKRYAHTAGFWTRVT; encoded by the coding sequence ATGTCGAAAAAGACCCTGAACACCGCAAATCTTGCCGCCCTCGGGGCGGAGCGGCTGGCCGAACTGTTGATCGAGGTCAGCACCGGCAGCGCCGATATGAAACGTCGTCTGCGGCTTGAGTTGAGCCACAACCTCGGCCCTGCTGAACTCGCGCGTGATGTGCGCAAGCGGCTGGTCACGATCCGGCGGGCCAAAAGCTATGTCGGGTGGCGCAAGCGGACGGCGCTGATCAAAGACCTGCGCACCCAATCCGCGATGATCATCGACAAGATCGCACCAGACGCCCCCGCCGACGCCTTCGATCTGCTGTGGGAGTTTCTGGAGCTCGCTCCTTCGGTCATGGACCGGGTGGACGACAGCAAGGGGGACGTGGGGGCCGTCTTTGCCGATGCGCTTGCTGAGATCGGCCAGATTGCCGCCCGCGCCCCGCTGGACCCGATCGCGCTGGCGGAACGCACGTGGGAGGCGGTGCAGGGGAATACGGATGGCGCATTTGACGGGATTATCTCACGCATGGCCCCGTCCTTGGGCGACAGCGGGCTCGCACATCTGAAGGGGCTGATCCAAAGCTTTGACGCGGCACCGCTGGACGCGACAGAGGATCACCCCGCCTTGCAATTCCTGCGCGAGCTGCGCGGGCGCAATGCGAACTACGCCGCGCAACGCAAGAAACGCTTTGTCCAGATGCACCTGCGCGAGGTGGCCTTGGCGCAGGGGGATACGGAGACCTACATCTCGCTGTTCTCTCCCAGCGATCTGGCGCGGCCCACCGTTGCGGTCGAGGTGGCGGCGCTCTGGTCGGCCGCTGGCAATCACGATGCCGCGCTTGATGTTCTTGAGGGCGCGCGCCCCAAGGGGAAAGAGGCGGGGCGGCAGGCGTGGGACCCGGCCTATATCCACGCGCTGATCGCATCGGGGCGCGAGGACGAGGCGCAAGCCCACCGCTGGCGCTGTTTTACCGAAACGCTCGACCCAGAGATGCTGCGGGCGCACCTCAAACAGCTACCGGATTTCGATGATCTTGAGGTAGAGGAGGCCGCCAAGGCCCATGCGGCCACGTTCAAGGATCTCAACGCGGCGATCGCCTTTTTCCTCGCGTGGCCCGACCTGCGCGGGCTCGCAGCGATGATTGAAACGCGCGCCGAGACGTTGAACGGCACCCATGTCGCCCCTCTCTCTGATGCCGCCGATGCGCTGCGGGCGCGCCATCCTCTGGCGGCAGCGCTGTGTTGGCGCGCCATGATCGAAGCCGCGCTGTGGGAAAGCGCCAAGTCGCGCTACGCGCTGGCGGCAGATCACCTGATGGACTGCGCCGCCGCGGATATCGAGATCGAGGATTACGGAGCTTTCGAAAGCCACGACGCCTTTGGCCGGCGCCTGCGCAAACGCTATGCCCATACGGCGGGGTTCTGGACGCGGGTCACCTGA
- the cobU gene encoding bifunctional adenosylcobinamide kinase/adenosylcobinamide-phosphate guanylyltransferase, giving the protein MDKITLVTGGAKSGKSLFAENHLRAYGLPLVYIATSQAFDPEMEDRIAAHKVQRGDGWDTVEEPLDLRGALMRTDGTGARLVDCMTLWLSNVMHAERDWQAELEKVLDSLRAQSSPVVLVTNEVGGGIVPMSALARRYRDASGLMNQRIAAVAGHVVLVSCGLPLTLKGSAQAPASLA; this is encoded by the coding sequence ATGGATAAGATCACGCTGGTCACCGGCGGTGCAAAATCGGGCAAGAGCCTTTTTGCCGAAAACCACCTGCGCGCCTACGGGCTGCCGCTGGTCTATATTGCCACCAGCCAGGCCTTCGATCCCGAGATGGAGGACCGCATCGCCGCACATAAGGTGCAACGCGGTGACGGTTGGGACACGGTAGAGGAGCCGCTTGATCTACGCGGCGCGCTGATGCGCACCGATGGGACGGGCGCGCGGCTGGTCGATTGCATGACGCTGTGGCTGTCCAACGTGATGCACGCCGAACGCGACTGGCAGGCAGAGCTTGAAAAAGTGCTGGACAGCTTGCGTGCACAGTCCTCTCCGGTGGTGCTGGTCACGAATGAGGTGGGCGGTGGCATCGTGCCGATGTCCGCGCTGGCACGGCGCTACCGCGATGCCTCGGGCCTGATGAACCAGCGCATTGCAGCGGTGGCGGGGCATGTCGTGTTGGTCAGCTGTGGTCTGCCCCTGACGCTGAAGGGCAGTGCGCAGGCTCCGGCCTCGCTTGCCTGA
- a CDS encoding adenosylcobinamide-GDP ribazoletransferase has product MLRARVAEARLAMLLLTRIPVGYLRDPIPETGASAWGWPLAGAVAMLPAALIYWALHAAGFGPTVAALGLIFATTLLTGAMHEDGLADMADGFGGGQTRARKLEIMRDSRIGSYGVMALILTVALQVALIARLDHPALVVPAALGLSMASRAMLPFWLARMPAARADGLGHGAAQVPATCVYIAVAFGLIGLLPLGFGAAAVIFAGIVVATALVAALALRQIGGQTGDVIGAMQKLAELSGWGVTVYLFA; this is encoded by the coding sequence ATGCTGCGCGCCCGGGTGGCAGAGGCGCGGCTGGCGATGCTGCTGCTGACCCGTATCCCCGTGGGATATCTGCGCGATCCGATCCCGGAGACAGGAGCCTCGGCCTGGGGCTGGCCCTTGGCGGGGGCGGTCGCGATGCTGCCTGCCGCTCTGATCTACTGGGCGCTGCACGCGGCGGGCTTTGGCCCGACGGTTGCGGCCCTTGGTCTGATCTTTGCCACGACACTGCTGACCGGCGCGATGCACGAAGACGGGCTGGCCGATATGGCCGACGGGTTCGGCGGCGGGCAGACCCGCGCGCGCAAGCTCGAGATTATGCGCGACAGCCGCATTGGCAGCTACGGGGTGATGGCCCTGATCCTGACGGTGGCGCTGCAGGTGGCGCTGATCGCGCGGCTGGATCATCCTGCACTGGTCGTGCCTGCCGCGCTTGGTCTGTCGATGGCCAGCCGCGCGATGCTGCCGTTCTGGCTGGCGCGGATGCCTGCCGCGCGGGCCGACGGGCTGGGGCACGGCGCGGCGCAGGTGCCGGCGACTTGCGTCTATATCGCGGTCGCCTTTGGCTTGATTGGGCTGCTGCCCCTGGGCTTTGGCGCGGCGGCGGTGATCTTTGCGGGGATCGTTGTGGCCACCGCGCTGGTGGCCGCGCTGGCGCTGCGGCAAATCGGCGGGCAGACCGGCGACGTGATCGGCGCGATGCAGAAACTGGCCGAACTGTCGGGCTGGGGCGTCACCGTCTATCTCTTTGCCTGA
- a CDS encoding hydrogen peroxide-inducible genes activator, translated as MTNITLKQLRYFEAVAHHRHFGHAAEACAISQPALSVQIKELEQNLQTPLFDRGGRNITLTSFGVDFAPRARAILQGVDELQDMARASKDGLMGRLRIGIIPTIGPYLLPSIITKLTRMNPALDIHVRETMTPRLITELTEGRIDTAIVALPVSEPSLTEVTLFDEKFMLVRPEADRNKPIPSSAHLNEMKLLLLEEGHCFRDQALSFCDMQSETAREGLDASSLSTLVQMVGAGIGVTLIPEMAVAVETRSAQVAVNAFPAPEPTRRVGMIWRKTSPLASKLSEIADLIRPT; from the coding sequence ATGACCAACATCACCCTTAAGCAGCTTCGCTACTTCGAAGCCGTTGCCCATCACCGTCACTTTGGCCACGCCGCCGAGGCCTGCGCGATTTCGCAGCCCGCCTTATCCGTGCAAATCAAGGAGTTGGAGCAGAACTTGCAAACGCCCCTCTTTGATCGCGGCGGGCGGAATATCACGTTGACCAGCTTTGGCGTCGATTTCGCGCCGCGCGCGCGGGCGATCTTGCAGGGGGTGGATGAGCTTCAGGATATGGCGCGCGCCTCCAAAGACGGGCTGATGGGCCGGTTGAGAATCGGGATCATCCCCACCATCGGCCCCTATCTGCTGCCCTCGATCATCACCAAGCTGACCCGGATGAACCCCGCGCTGGATATCCACGTGCGCGAAACCATGACCCCGCGGCTGATCACCGAGCTGACCGAGGGGCGCATCGACACCGCCATCGTCGCCCTGCCCGTGTCAGAACCCTCCCTGACCGAAGTCACCCTGTTCGACGAGAAATTCATGCTGGTGCGCCCCGAGGCTGATCGCAACAAGCCGATCCCCAGCAGCGCACATCTGAACGAGATGAAGTTACTGCTGCTTGAGGAAGGGCATTGCTTTCGCGATCAGGCGCTGTCGTTTTGCGATATGCAGTCGGAAACCGCACGCGAGGGGCTGGATGCGAGCTCACTGTCCACGCTGGTGCAAATGGTCGGTGCGGGCATCGGCGTGACGCTGATCCCCGAGATGGCCGTCGCCGTGGAAACGCGGTCCGCGCAGGTGGCGGTCAACGCCTTCCCCGCGCCGGAACCGACGCGCCGTGTGGGGATGATCTGGCGCAAGACCAGCCCGCTGGCCAGCAAACTGTCCGAAATCGCTGATCTGATCCGCCCGACCTAA
- the katG gene encoding catalase/peroxidase HPI, with amino-acid sequence MDGNDVENISKCPVVGSHGRNSKRGARSLNEWWPNQLNLKLLHQNTIDSNPLGPDFDYAEEFKKLDVDAVKADLHALMTDSQDWWPADYGHYGPFFIRMAWHAAGTYRTADGRGGSSTGTQRFAPLNSWPDNANLDKARRLLWPIKQKYGNQISWGDLIILCGNISLESMGLKTFGFAGGRVDRWEPEEDVYWGPEDEWLGSKRYSEERALEDPLAAVQMGLIYVNPEGPDGQPDLQGSANDIRDTFGRMAMNDYETVALIAGGHTFGKAHGAVGGENAGPDPEASPLESQGFGWTNKHETGHGIHALTSGLEGAWSQTPISWDMTYFDNLLGLDWEMTKSPAGAIQWTPKNADAAGTVPDAHDPSKRHAPMMFTSDLALREDPDYFKIATRFHENPEEFADAFARAWFKLTHRDMGPIARYLGKDVPSEELIWQDPIPAVTHTLVDDADVASLKAKVLESGLSVQELVATAWGSAATFRGSDKRGGANGARIRLAPQKDWPVNEPDQLAKVLGVLETIRADFNNAQSGDKEISVADLIVLAGAAGIEKAAKDAGHDVTVPFAPGRGDASLEQTEVASVAYLEPVTDGFRNFAKTRYSVTTAELLVDRAQLLTLTAPEMTVLVGGMRALDVNVGRAKHGVFTDAPGTLNNDFFTTLLDMGTVWSKAEETATDDIYEGRDRATGELKHTGTAVDLLFGSNSQLRAIAEVYAGDVAKDKFVTDFIAAWTKVMNLDRFDLA; translated from the coding sequence ATGGACGGAAATGACGTCGAAAACATCAGCAAATGCCCGGTCGTCGGCAGCCACGGCCGCAACTCAAAGCGCGGTGCGCGGTCGTTGAACGAATGGTGGCCGAACCAGCTGAACCTCAAGCTGCTGCACCAGAACACCATCGATTCGAACCCGCTTGGGCCGGACTTTGACTACGCCGAAGAGTTCAAGAAGCTCGACGTTGACGCGGTCAAGGCTGACCTGCATGCGCTGATGACGGATTCGCAAGACTGGTGGCCTGCGGACTACGGTCACTATGGCCCGTTCTTCATCCGTATGGCATGGCACGCGGCAGGCACCTACCGGACGGCGGATGGCCGTGGCGGGTCCAGCACGGGCACGCAGCGTTTCGCGCCTCTTAACAGCTGGCCGGATAACGCCAACCTCGACAAGGCGCGCCGCCTGCTGTGGCCGATCAAGCAGAAGTACGGCAACCAGATTTCATGGGGCGATCTGATCATCCTGTGCGGGAACATTTCGCTTGAATCCATGGGGCTGAAAACATTCGGCTTCGCCGGTGGCCGCGTGGACCGTTGGGAACCCGAAGAGGACGTTTACTGGGGCCCCGAAGACGAATGGCTGGGCAGCAAGCGTTATAGCGAAGAGCGCGCATTGGAAGACCCGCTGGCCGCCGTGCAGATGGGCTTGATCTATGTGAACCCCGAAGGGCCAGACGGCCAACCCGATCTGCAAGGCTCTGCCAACGACATCCGCGACACCTTTGGCCGGATGGCGATGAATGACTATGAAACCGTGGCGCTGATCGCGGGTGGTCACACATTTGGTAAGGCGCATGGTGCCGTGGGCGGCGAGAATGCCGGCCCCGATCCAGAAGCCTCGCCACTGGAAAGCCAGGGCTTTGGCTGGACCAACAAGCACGAGACCGGCCACGGCATCCACGCCCTGACCAGCGGGCTTGAAGGCGCATGGTCGCAAACCCCGATCAGCTGGGACATGACCTATTTCGACAACCTGCTGGGGCTCGATTGGGAAATGACCAAAAGCCCTGCCGGAGCGATCCAGTGGACACCGAAAAACGCGGACGCCGCAGGGACCGTGCCAGACGCGCATGACCCCTCCAAACGTCACGCGCCGATGATGTTCACCTCAGACCTCGCGCTGCGCGAAGACCCCGATTATTTCAAGATTGCCACGCGCTTTCATGAAAACCCCGAGGAATTTGCCGACGCATTTGCCCGTGCATGGTTCAAGCTGACCCACCGCGACATGGGACCGATTGCCCGCTATCTGGGCAAGGACGTCCCCAGCGAAGAGCTGATCTGGCAGGACCCGATCCCCGCCGTGACGCATACGCTGGTCGATGACGCAGATGTGGCATCGCTGAAAGCCAAAGTGCTGGAATCAGGGCTGAGCGTTCAGGAACTGGTGGCCACCGCTTGGGGCTCTGCCGCGACCTTCCGCGGGTCCGACAAGCGCGGCGGTGCCAATGGCGCGCGCATCCGTCTGGCACCGCAGAAAGACTGGCCGGTGAACGAACCCGATCAGTTGGCCAAAGTGCTTGGCGTGCTGGAAACGATCCGCGCAGACTTCAACAACGCGCAGTCGGGGGACAAAGAAATCTCTGTCGCTGACCTGATCGTGCTGGCCGGTGCCGCCGGGATCGAGAAAGCCGCCAAGGACGCGGGCCACGACGTGACCGTGCCCTTCGCACCGGGCCGCGGCGATGCCTCGCTTGAACAGACCGAGGTTGCCTCCGTTGCCTATCTTGAACCCGTCACCGACGGTTTCCGCAACTTTGCCAAGACCCGCTATTCGGTCACCACGGCAGAGCTGCTGGTCGACCGCGCCCAGCTTCTGACGCTGACCGCGCCAGAGATGACGGTTCTGGTCGGGGGGATGCGTGCACTGGACGTGAACGTGGGTCGCGCCAAACACGGCGTGTTCACCGATGCGCCCGGCACGCTGAACAACGACTTCTTCACCACGCTGCTGGATATGGGCACCGTGTGGTCGAAGGCGGAAGAGACCGCGACGGACGACATCTATGAAGGCCGCGACCGCGCCACGGGTGAGCTGAAGCACACCGGGACCGCTGTTGATCTGCTTTTCGGGTCGAACTCGCAGCTGCGCGCGATTGCAGAGGTCTATGCAGGGGATGTCGCGAAAGACAAATTCGTGACCGATTTCATCGCCGCCTGGACGAAGGTGATGAACCTCGACCGTTTTGACCTCGCCTAA
- a CDS encoding glycosyltransferase family 2 protein, with product MTRILAVTCMRNEGPYCLEWIAHHRAAGVTDFLIFTHDCTDGTPALLDLLDDVTHVPFTPEGDTSVQWQAMRLADRHDLMKQADWALFFDADEFLTLAAPMRGLPDLIASVPADTDAIALPWRFFGADGQEALQDTLTPLRFRHAAPDPFFLPAGSFFKTLHRPAAFQKLGVHRPKKKRGASPQWNLGGVQAAPGGFAENDNRINLFGVMQSQARARLNHYSLRSAGEFMVKRGRGLPNRTTKRLDLHYWAERNFNTVTDTMIDPMLDATMAEVTRLRALPGVADAHAQAVQWHHDSFAALMTDPAEVQFYWHLLLLGGSTPPTAKQAQAHLLRHAGS from the coding sequence GTGACACGTATCCTTGCCGTAACCTGCATGCGCAACGAAGGGCCCTATTGCCTTGAATGGATCGCACATCACCGCGCGGCGGGGGTGACGGATTTTCTGATCTTTACCCATGATTGCACCGATGGCACGCCGGCCCTACTGGACCTGTTGGATGATGTGACCCATGTGCCCTTCACCCCGGAGGGCGACACATCGGTGCAATGGCAGGCCATGCGTCTGGCCGACCGCCATGACCTGATGAAACAGGCCGATTGGGCGCTGTTTTTCGACGCGGACGAGTTTCTAACCCTCGCAGCACCGATGCGTGGGCTGCCCGATCTGATCGCGTCGGTCCCCGCGGATACCGACGCGATTGCCCTGCCGTGGCGGTTTTTCGGCGCGGACGGGCAAGAGGCGTTGCAAGATACGCTCACCCCGCTGCGGTTTCGCCATGCGGCCCCTGATCCGTTCTTTCTGCCTGCGGGAAGCTTCTTCAAGACCCTGCACCGGCCCGCTGCCTTTCAGAAGCTCGGCGTGCATCGGCCCAAGAAAAAGCGCGGTGCCAGCCCGCAGTGGAATCTCGGCGGTGTTCAGGCCGCCCCCGGGGGCTTTGCCGAAAATGACAACCGGATCAACCTGTTCGGCGTGATGCAGAGCCAAGCTCGCGCGCGGCTGAACCACTATTCCCTGCGCTCGGCGGGCGAGTTTATGGTCAAACGCGGGCGCGGCCTGCCCAACCGGACGACAAAGCGCCTGGATCTGCATTACTGGGCGGAGCGTAATTTCAACACCGTGACTGACACGATGATTGACCCGATGCTGGACGCAACAATGGCAGAGGTCACCCGCCTGCGCGCCCTGCCCGGTGTGGCCGACGCGCACGCGCAGGCGGTGCAGTGGCACCATGACAGCTTTGCCGCATTGATGACCGATCCGGCAGAAGTGCAATTCTACTGGCATCTGCTGTTGCTGGGCGGCAGCACCCCACCCACGGCAAAGCAGGCACAGGCCCATCTGCTGCGCCACGCGGGCAGCTAA
- a CDS encoding CreA family protein: protein MSIFKRAAFAPIAALGFALPLAAAADVVGNVDVDWLGNDIVVEAVQDPEVKGVTCHLAYFERGLIDRLQKGNWFEDPSNSSISCRQTGPIEIGDISRDDEGETVFSERRSVIFKTLKVKRIFDEENNTLVYISHARDVQNGSAKMSMSTVPLFVPTK, encoded by the coding sequence ATGAGTATTTTCAAACGCGCCGCCTTCGCCCCCATTGCCGCCCTTGGCTTTGCCCTTCCTCTTGCAGCTGCCGCTGATGTGGTGGGCAATGTCGATGTGGACTGGCTGGGCAATGACATCGTGGTAGAGGCGGTCCAAGACCCCGAGGTCAAGGGGGTCACCTGCCATCTGGCCTATTTTGAACGGGGTCTGATCGACCGGCTGCAAAAGGGCAATTGGTTCGAGGATCCGTCGAATTCTTCCATCTCTTGCCGCCAGACCGGCCCGATCGAGATTGGCGACATCTCGCGCGACGACGAGGGCGAGACGGTGTTCAGCGAACGCCGGTCCGTGATCTTCAAGACGCTGAAGGTCAAACGGATTTTCGACGAGGAAAACAACACCTTGGTCTATATCAGCCACGCGCGCGATGTGCAGAACGGATCTGCCAAAATGTCGATGTCGACCGTGCCGCTCTTTGTGCCGACCAAATAG
- the cobT gene encoding nicotinate-nucleotide--dimethylbenzimidazole phosphoribosyltransferase → MAHVTFPLTSLSDLDALTRDLPQVDAVAQDAARDRQNALTKPPGSLGRLEELAVFMAGWQQEAVPQIDMAQALVFAGNHGICAQGVNPFPQEVTAQMVQNFKAGGAAINQLCRTNDAQLSVIDLDLDRPTADFTQGPAMTEADCVAALNAGAAALHPAASVLILGEMGIGNSTVAAALTAAVFGGAVQDWVGRGTGSDDEGLRRKVDAITRGLARHAAIPQDGASILMTLGGREQAAICGAVLAARQRRIPVILDGFICTASVAPLFALAPAALDHCLIGHLSVEPGHKRLLDAIGKTAVLDFDMRLGEGSGAALALGILRSALACHSGMATFAEAGVADG, encoded by the coding sequence ATGGCGCATGTGACTTTTCCCCTGACTTCCCTGTCCGACCTTGACGCGCTGACCCGCGATTTGCCTCAGGTTGATGCCGTCGCTCAAGACGCCGCGCGCGACCGGCAGAATGCGCTGACCAAACCGCCCGGATCACTGGGCCGGCTGGAGGAGCTGGCGGTGTTCATGGCGGGGTGGCAGCAAGAGGCGGTGCCGCAGATCGACATGGCGCAGGCCCTCGTCTTTGCCGGTAACCACGGGATCTGCGCGCAGGGGGTGAACCCTTTCCCGCAAGAGGTGACAGCCCAGATGGTGCAGAACTTCAAGGCGGGGGGCGCTGCGATCAACCAGCTGTGCCGCACCAATGACGCGCAGCTGTCGGTGATTGACCTGGACCTTGACCGCCCCACTGCCGATTTCACGCAAGGCCCCGCGATGACCGAGGCGGATTGTGTCGCGGCCCTTAACGCAGGGGCGGCGGCGCTGCATCCCGCGGCCAGTGTCTTGATCCTGGGCGAGATGGGGATCGGTAATTCCACCGTCGCCGCAGCGCTGACGGCGGCGGTCTTTGGAGGGGCTGTGCAAGATTGGGTCGGACGCGGCACCGGTTCGGACGACGAAGGTCTGCGCCGCAAGGTCGACGCCATCACCCGCGGACTTGCCCGCCACGCCGCCATCCCGCAGGATGGGGCGTCTATCCTGATGACCTTGGGCGGGCGCGAGCAGGCGGCGATCTGCGGCGCGGTGCTGGCCGCACGGCAACGGCGTATTCCGGTGATCCTTGACGGGTTCATCTGCACCGCCTCTGTCGCACCGCTCTTCGCCCTGGCCCCTGCGGCGCTGGACCATTGTCTGATCGGGCACCTGAGCGTCGAGCCCGGGCATAAACGTCTGCTGGATGCGATCGGCAAGACGGCCGTGCTCGATTTCGACATGCGGTTGGGCGAAGGATCGGGCGCCGCGCTGGCGCTTGGTATCCTGCGCTCGGCGCTGGCGTGCCACAGCGGCATGGCGACCTTTGCCGAAGCCGGCGTGGCGGACGGCTGA
- a CDS encoding lytic murein transglycosylase: protein MSISRRSFTVGVAALGLAACSTGNRAGSFAPRSDAGLAPDLQPQPNAGYDAWVSSFKSRAAAQGISDSTLRRGFAGAGYLPGVVKRDRNQTEFSRSLEDYLAIAASDERVTKGRAAFARHQGVLRQIEARYGVPAEVVTAVWGLESFYGERRGNVPVVSATSTLAYDGRRGAFFEKQLIAALRILERGDVSAAGLTGSWAGAMGHTQFIPTSYQSFAVDFTGDGKRDIWSDDPSDSLASTAAYLAKSGWKSGQKWGAEMGTAAASSATPVQILQPDAGGPRFAIFNNFKAIKRYNNSDNYAIGVGHLSDRIAGGGPIQASFGPDKYGLTIDDRKALQERLTARGFDTDGTDGVIGPNSRKAITAYQQSQGLPATGDPSRELLARLG, encoded by the coding sequence ATGAGCATTTCTCGAAGAAGTTTCACCGTCGGAGTGGCAGCATTGGGCCTTGCGGCCTGTAGCACCGGCAACAGGGCAGGCAGCTTTGCGCCGCGCAGCGATGCGGGGCTGGCACCGGACCTGCAACCCCAACCGAACGCGGGCTATGACGCGTGGGTTTCGTCGTTCAAGTCACGCGCTGCGGCGCAGGGCATTTCCGACAGCACGCTGCGTCGCGGCTTTGCGGGGGCGGGCTATCTGCCGGGGGTGGTCAAACGGGACCGCAACCAGACGGAATTCAGCCGCTCGCTTGAAGATTACCTTGCCATTGCAGCATCGGACGAACGTGTCACCAAAGGACGCGCAGCATTCGCGCGCCACCAAGGCGTGTTGCGCCAGATAGAGGCGCGCTACGGCGTGCCTGCCGAAGTCGTCACCGCCGTGTGGGGGCTGGAAAGCTTTTACGGGGAACGGCGCGGGAATGTGCCGGTCGTGTCGGCGACATCGACGCTGGCCTATGACGGGCGTCGCGGGGCCTTTTTCGAGAAACAACTGATCGCGGCACTGCGTATCCTTGAGCGCGGCGATGTCTCGGCTGCCGGTCTGACCGGAAGCTGGGCCGGTGCCATGGGCCACACGCAGTTCATCCCCACATCCTATCAATCCTTTGCGGTAGATTTCACCGGCGACGGCAAACGCGACATCTGGTCTGACGACCCGTCGGATTCGCTGGCCTCCACCGCCGCCTATCTGGCGAAGTCGGGCTGGAAGTCCGGCCAGAAATGGGGCGCAGAAATGGGCACCGCGGCGGCAAGCTCTGCCACGCCGGTGCAGATCCTCCAGCCGGATGCGGGCGGGCCGCGCTTTGCGATCTTTAACAACTTCAAGGCGATCAAGCGCTATAACAACTCGGACAATTACGCGATTGGCGTCGGGCATCTGTCGGACCGTATCGCTGGGGGTGGGCCTATTCAGGCCAGCTTTGGCCCCGATAAATACGGGCTGACCATTGACGACCGCAAGGCGTTGCAAGAACGGCTGACCGCCCGCGGTTTTGACACAGACGGCACCGATGGTGTGATTGGCCCGAACAGTCGCAAGGCGATCACCGCCTATCAGCAAAGCCAAGGGCTGCCCGCAACCGGTGACCCGTCGCGCGAGCTGCTGGCGCGGTTGGGCTGA